In the genome of Anabaena cylindrica PCC 7122, the window GCATTTTTGGTGGGAATTGCCTTGGGGTTATTTTTTGATTATTTACCCCATCGTCCCTTTGTGGAAAGAAGTCGCTGGAAAAATGCCCGCGTCTATCCTGGTAAGGTTCTCAATATCCTGATTTTGGGGCAGAATTATCACCTCATTCATCATCTGTGGCCTTCGATTCCTTGGTATAATTACCAACCAGCTTATTATATGATGAAGCCGTTGCTGGATGAAAAGGGTAGTCCGCAAACTTCAGGACTATTGCAGAAAAAGGACTTTTTTGAGTTCTTGTATGATATTTTTCTGGGAATTCGGTTTAATCAGCATCACGAATAAAACGTAAGCGGTATTAATTACCGCTGATTTCTACTAACTGGATGATTGAGTTTACGTGAAGCGTACATAAGTGCTGCTTTGAGATCGTCAATTTCCAAATCAGGTATTTATTCGAGAATCTGTCCAGCACTTAGTCCAGCTACAAACAAATCCAGCACGTCTGATACACCAATTCGCATACCCCGGATACAGGGACGACCACCACGTTGTTTAGGGTTGATTGTAATTCTTTCAAGTAAATCTGCCATAGGGGTTTACCACTCATGATTACTGTATCAAAGCCTCAATTTCCTGAATCAGAAAAGGTAAATTTGGATGGATAAAACTGATGTTTGGCGCTGGAATCCGATTGCGTTTCATCTCCGGGGGAACGTGTTTATGATGGGGAAATGTTGAAGCAAGTGATGCATCCTTGGGATGAGGAAAATCATCGTACCAGTAGAGTTTCTCGTTATTTCGATAGACTTCGTAGCCATAGGAAGTAATTAGCTCTGCATCAAAATCGAGTTCTTCTCTCATGCGAAGTTTAATGTTTCCTTTGAAAAACACTTCACCTTCTGCTGTTCCTGTATAGGGACTATTAGACCAAAGCACAAGGGTTGAACGTTCTACATCAGAACGGTTGAGAATCTGCGATACAAACTGACTGTACTCAGCTAGTGATTTCAAAGGGGATTCACTCATTGTCAGTAAGTGGGCTGAAACCGAAATGTTTCAGCTAGTTCTCGTTGCTCCATCTGCTTGGTGTATGCTTGCTTACGGCGAAGCCATGTTTCATAGATCCCTTTCCAGCGGCTGAAGTCTGTCCGAGTTTCGTCATACTCATCATAACGGGAGAGGTTACCCGACATCAGGGCTTTGTAAAAATCTTCACTAAGAACGCCATACTTTTCTTCGTAGAGTGTTAGGCGGCGTTCTTGTAACTTCATTTCAATGACTAATTCATGAATTTCCATCGGTTACACCAAGATTATCAATGTTGAATTAGAAAGGTGAGTTAATAATATAGTAACCCACCCTGAAAAATATAAGATTATGATCGCTAATTGGTAATTGTAGCGCCTGTTTTTGCAATTCTTGTAAAAACAATAAATCGGCAAGATATCTTTCAAAAGTATCTGCTAAAGAAGAAAAAAGCAATCTTATTAAACTTCTTCCCTGCGGGAATTTACTCGATATATTAGGGCTATCTGGGCATATAATATTAGCTGATTGACCAGCGATGATAGCTAAATTCTTATACTGTCTTAGAAAGACTAGTTTAGATTCTGTAGAATTATTTTCTTCATTAAGTATTTGTTCTATAATTTGATGTAAACACGATGATTTTTTAATCTTATCTATGATAAATATTTCTTCAGGCGTAGCTTTCGATATTTCTGAGCCACGTCTGACAAAAACGCTTTGATCTTCAGTGATTACTAATCTAGCTGATTTTTTAACTTCAATAGCGTATAAGCACTTATTGTCTATTAAAACCCAGTCATGGTTTACATCTGGATGTGGTCTAAGTCTCAAAATAGCTGAGTCAACAACTGCTGCTGCTGGTACATCGTCTGCTAAACCTACAATTTCAAGACATGATTGACTTTCCTTGACACCTATAATCAACCAGCCACCTTCAGTATTAGCAAAAGCTGCAATAATACGTCCTAACAAACTTGGTGGTGGCAGCGTATACTTATATTTCAGAGTGGAACCTTCTGGCTGTAAAAGAAGGGTTTTTATATCTTCCAGCATTATTGGAAACTATAATTAATAAGATTGCTTTTGTATCATTATCCAGCATAAAGTGTGTAATTAATCAGTCTTTGCAATTAAATTTATTCAAATATCTGTCCCTAAACTCTGAGCGTAAATCACCTCAATATTGCTACCAAATTGCAATTTATCTAAGGATTCTGTGAAAAACACAAAACCCTTATATGTAGTCACATATTTATATATTTTCGTAAAAAAACCTTCACTGGTGACAATGACAAGCGGCTCTTCACCCTTCGAGAGAATATTCAAAAAATCCTCTAACTTCACACAAACACCAGTTCCTCGATGAGTGAAAATACTCCCACCAATAGCAGCAGGTTGAGCAGCCGCGTCACCACTGTAATAGCTCATTTGGCGCTAACTTTTATATAATATTATTGACCTGCTGATTTTAAGCTTTTGTTTTAATTATTGGCTGTGAGGTTTGTAACGTTTGCGATAAACCCCAGTCTGGGCGCAATTTAGCCGCTTGACGTAAATAAATGTGGTGAATTGAGGCGGAAGTTGGTAAATAGGCGTGAATTAAAAACCGAATGCAACGCGGTAAACTGCCTTCAACGTGCATTTGCTGGACATCCAACATAGCTACACTATCCCATAAAGGACGACTGCGAGCGATCGCGGCTGGAAAAATAGCATCTAAATCTCGTGTGACAGAAAAAGTAACGCTAATCATTTCTGTTGGTTGGAGTTCATTCCGTTGTTCCAGTTCATCAAGCAGTTCTGTCACCGCTTCTCGGATTGCTTCTACGCTATTATCTGCAACGGTTGTTGCGCCACGAATCGCTCGCATTTGCCATTCCACTTCCAAAATCCTCCTATATTTTAGTCATTAGCTCAAAGACTATTACAGCAGATTGCAGGTTGCAGGAGGTACGAAATTTAAGCACAAAGCCATATACAACAAAACTTTCAACCCTGTTCCCTGTTCCCTGCTGTAACTATTGACAATTAATTTACGGTCTATACAACCACAAAGGTAAACCACTTGTAGACATTTCAAATTCGAGCCAATCAATTCCAGCCCCAATTCCTGATTTCTTCAGACGACTCCCAGGTAGAACTCGACTCAGCAATGGTTTACGTTCTTCTAGCGTATAGCAAGGAGTTTTTTCTGGATCAAGTCCGACTAATTCGGCTGTCCAGCGACGTGCATCTTCTTCTGTTCCCAAGCGGTCTACAACACCTAACTCTAAGGCTTGCTCTCCGGTGAA includes:
- the aroH gene encoding chorismate mutase; the protein is MEWQMRAIRGATTVADNSVEAIREAVTELLDELEQRNELQPTEMISVTFSVTRDLDAIFPAAIARSRPLWDSVAMLDVQQMHVEGSLPRCIRFLIHAYLPTSASIHHIYLRQAAKLRPDWGLSQTLQTSQPIIKTKA
- a CDS encoding toxin-antitoxin system TumE family protein, with amino-acid sequence MSESPLKSLAEYSQFVSQILNRSDVERSTLVLWSNSPYTGTAEGEVFFKGNIKLRMREELDFDAELITSYGYEVYRNNEKLYWYDDFPHPKDASLASTFPHHKHVPPEMKRNRIPAPNISFIHPNLPFLIQEIEALIQ
- a CDS encoding AlbA family DNA-binding domain-containing protein, which translates into the protein MLEDIKTLLLQPEGSTLKYKYTLPPPSLLGRIIAAFANTEGGWLIIGVKESQSCLEIVGLADDVPAAAVVDSAILRLRPHPDVNHDWVLIDNKCLYAIEVKKSARLVITEDQSVFVRRGSEISKATPEEIFIIDKIKKSSCLHQIIEQILNEENNSTESKLVFLRQYKNLAIIAGQSANIICPDSPNISSKFPQGRSLIRLLFSSLADTFERYLADLLFLQELQKQALQLPISDHNLIFFRVGYYIINSPF